A single region of the Xenopus laevis strain J_2021 chromosome 4L, Xenopus_laevis_v10.1, whole genome shotgun sequence genome encodes:
- the accs.L gene encoding 1-aminocyclopropane-1-carboxylate synthase-like protein 1, with protein sequence MDFRGKKYERGSNWSDPEVVELLQLWGNESVQMELESCLRNQHVFNRIADVLREKGIHRTGDQCREKIKKMKLEYRRLKDNNKTLRSGRAWKFYEVMDRVLTHRRTLSYASLGTGVLSQPLLQGTMSDGFHHPFAQYGHTQHPELLEVKCEEVQSDVQCLTPEPPPSMSYIQDSGGEQEEEDRAMLDRGPPDSPISRVEIPAEVSISPSGFSESNMAGSSGQQRFWRKRKVRESMDELIAQMLAAQRASEERFLQLEERRMEQEQEAEERRLRLEERRLQLDRQHELRMFSLFAQMLGMLRPQGSDGGQHPSTESVYSHEAEPMSRSGTRNVQESELVEMYNCNQFSSPHLSTRGNILSSFRGSSEEGYKAYHEDKYDEDKNPNGIINFGTSENKLCFDLMSKRLTQSDMNVIEPPLLQYPDWKGHGFLREEVARFLTYYCKAPSPLSGENVVILNGCGSLFSSLAAVLCDPGDSILIATPFYGGITQSIFLYSGIKLVYVHLESKVVAPSARPFQLTVQKLESTLQSAREEGSSVKALILINPHNPLGDVYSATEMLEFLEFAKRYSLHVIVDEIYMLSVFEETTTFHSVLSLDKLPDPQRTHVMWGISKDFAVSGIRFGTLYSQNQDICNGVASLCYFHGVCGPIQYKMAQLLRDRDWINQVYLRVNHTRLRAAQSYVAEELRSMGVPFLNRGAGFFIWIDFRKYLRAPTFEEEVMLWRLFLDNKVLLSCGKAFECSEPGWFRVIFSDKTHRLQLGMQRIRKVLEARERELQLDTHTQGHEEGKADSTDEVIYISSHHETSSSSGIGDLISQLQSQLRSSDWLQRNTAENFAQQNPEVYQVYSKFMGKQ encoded by the exons ATGGATTTCCGGGGCAAAAAGTATGAGCGGGGTAGTAACTGGTCAGACCCGGAGGTGGTGGAACTTCTCCAGCTTTGGGGCAATGAGTCTGTTCAGATGGAGCTGGAGAGCTGCCTTAGGAACCAACATGTCTTCAACCGCATTGCCGACGTGCTGCGGGAGAAAGGGATACACCGCACCGGAGACCAGTGCCGGGAGAAGATTAAAAAGATGAAGTTGGAATATCGGAGGCTGAAGGATAACAACAAGACCCTACGCAGTGGGAGAGCATGGAAGTTCTATGAAGTTATGGACAGGGTGCTGACACATCGCCGGACCCTCTCATACGCATCCTTGGGAACAGGAGTTTTGTCTCAGCCTCTGCTACAGGGAACCATGTCTGACGGGTTCCACCACCCCTTCGCTCAGTATGGACACACACAGCACCCAGAACTTCTGGAGGTCAAGTGTGAGGAAGTCCAGTCAGATGTGCAGTGTTTGACCCCAGAGCCTCCACCGTCCATGTCTTACATCCAGGACTCAGGGGGGGAGCAAGAGGAGGAAGACAGGGCTATGTTGGACAGAGGGCCCCCTGATTCTCCGATATCAAGGGTGGAAATTCCAGCTGAAGTGAGCATCTCCCCCTCAG GTTTCAGTGAGTCCAACATGGCGGGGTCGTCGGGGCAGCAGAGGTTCTGGAGGAAGAGGAAAGTACGGGAGTCGATGGATGAACTCATTGCTCAGATGCTGGCGGCTCAGAGGGCGTCGGAGGAGCGGTTTCTGCAGCTGGAGGAGCGACGGATGGAGCAGGAGCAGGAGGCAGAGGAGCGGCGGTTGCGTCTGGAGGAGCGGAGGCTGCAGTTGGACCGACAGCACGAGCTGCGCATGTTTAGCCTTTTCGCTCAGATGTTGGGAATGTTGCGCCCACAGGGCAGTGATGGTGGTCAGCACCCGAGTACAGAATCCGTTTACTCCCATGAGGCGGAGCCTATGAGCAGGTCGGGAACAAGGAATGTTCAGGAGTCGGAACTGGTCGAGATGTACAACTGCAACCAGTTCAGCAGCCCCCATCTCTCCACTCGTGGAAATATCCTCAGCAGCTTCCGTGGCTCATCCGAAGAGGGTTACAAAGCCTACCATGAGGATAAGTACGACGAGGACAAGAACCCCAAC GGAATTATCAACTTCGGCACCAGTGAGAATAAACTCTGCTTCGACCTGATGTCCAAACGG CTGACACAGAGTGACATGAATGTTATAGAGCCCCCACTCCTGCAGTACCCCGACTGGAAGGGCCATGGTTT TTTAAGGGAGGAGGTCGCTCGTTTCCTGACCTATTACTGCAAAGCCCCGTCCCCTCTCAGCGGCGAAAAC GTGGTAATATTAAATGGCTGTGGCTCGCTCTTCTCATCTCTGGCTGCGGTTTTGTGTGATCCGGGAG attcaattttgatagCAACACCGTTCTATGGAGGGATCACCCAGAGCATATTCCTGTACAGCGGCATTAAGCTGGTTTACGTGCATTTGGAGAGTAAG GTGGTGGCGCCATCAGCCCGTCCTTTCCAGCTCACGGTGCAGAAACTAGAGAGCACCCTACAATCGGCGAGAGAAGAG GGCAGCAGTGTAAAGGCTCTCATCCTGATAAACCCCCACAATCCTCTGGGGGATGTTTACTCGGCGACAGAAATGCTGGAGTTCTTGGAGTTTGCCAAAAG GTACTCCCTGCACGTTATAGTGGATGAGATCTATATGCTTTCAGTTTTTGAAGAAACCACAACATTCCACAGTGTCCTGAGTCTGGACAA GCTCCCCGATCCTCAGAGGACCCACGTAATGTGGGGGATCAGCAAG GACTTTGCCGTCTCTGGAATTCGTTTTGGGACGCTCTACTCTCAGAACCAGGACATCTGCAATGGGGTGGCCTCTCTCTGCTACTTCCATGGAGTGTGTGGACCCATCCAGTATAAGATGGCTCAGCTGCTCCGGGATCGAG ACTGGATTAACCAGGTTTACCTAAGGGTGAATCACACGCGCCTGCGGGCCGCCCAGTCTTATGTAGCCGAGGAGCTCCGCTCCATGGGTGTCCCCTTCCTTAACCGCGGAGCCGGGTTTTTCATTTGGATCGATTTCCGAAAG TACCTGCGGGCTCCCACCTTTGAAGAGGAGGTGATGTTATGGAGactctttctggataataaagtGCTGCTGTCTTGTGGCAAGGCGTTTGAATGCAGCGAGCCGGGCTGGTTCCGTGTCATATTCTCCGACAAGACCCATCGCCTACAGCTAG GAATGCAGAGGATCCGCAAGGTTCTGGAGGCAAGAGAGCGGGAGCTGCAGTTGGACACCCACACCCAAGGGCACGAGGAAGGAAAAGCTGACAGTACTGATGAAGTCATCTACATATCTAGTCACCATGAGACCTCCTCAAGCTCCGGCATAGGAGACCTGATCAGCCAACTTCAGAGTCAGCTGCGCTCATCCGATTGGCTCCAAAGAAACACGGCTGAGAACTTCGCGCAGCAAAACCCTGAGGTCTACCAGGTCTACAGCAAGTTCATGGGCAAGCAGTGA
- the LOC121402899 gene encoding uncharacterized protein LOC121402899 isoform X1: protein MPRAPERLSGAQKLQAIVGLLGTLHLMAAAVTSNWYNRKGLWQNDSPSDPTDVTRLTIPMTNRQVRGAQLFFIGLSTVMAAAGFCLCLVLLVSWKPTRRSQDARPTPSPGTLLLAVLLPTGLFFFLGWAAFTWQRWEDIQNQRISLGYSYWLGAPALTMLLFILPIIYIIDECTAREESKSVRV, encoded by the exons ATGCCCAGGGCTCCGGAAAGGCTATCTGGTGCCCAAAAGCTACAAGCCATCGTGGGGTTGTTGGGGACCCTACATCTGATGGCCGCGGCCGTCACCTCCAACTGGTACAACAGGAAAGGATTGTGGCAAAACGATTCGCCGTCAGATCCCACCGACGTTACCCGGCTGACCATTCCCATGACCAACAGGCAGG TCAGAGGCGCTCAACTTTTCTTCATCGGACTGTCCACTGTCATGGCTGCTGCTGGCTTCTGTCTTTGCCTGGTTCTGCTGGTCTCTTGGAAGCCAACGCGGCGTTCCCAGGACGCTCGGCCGACCCCAAGCCCCGGGACCTTACTCCTGGCTGTGCTTCTACCAACAG gtttgttttttttcttagggTGGGCAGCGTTCACTTGGCAACGCTGGGAAGATATCCAGAACCAGCGAATATCCTTGGGTTACTCCTATTGGCTGGGGGCCCCGGCCTTAACCATGTTGCTTTTCATCTTACCCATCATTTATATTATAGACGAATGCACAGCCAGGGAAGAGTCCAAATCAGTCCGGGTTTAA
- the LOC121402899 gene encoding uncharacterized protein LOC121402899 isoform X2: MPRAPERLSGAQKLQAIVGLLGTLHLMAAAVTSNWYNRKGLWQNDSPSDPTDVTRLTIPMTNRQVRGAQLFFIGLSTVMAAAGFCLCLVLLVSWKPTRRSQDARPTPSPGTLLLAVLLPTDECTAREESKSVRV, translated from the exons ATGCCCAGGGCTCCGGAAAGGCTATCTGGTGCCCAAAAGCTACAAGCCATCGTGGGGTTGTTGGGGACCCTACATCTGATGGCCGCGGCCGTCACCTCCAACTGGTACAACAGGAAAGGATTGTGGCAAAACGATTCGCCGTCAGATCCCACCGACGTTACCCGGCTGACCATTCCCATGACCAACAGGCAGG TCAGAGGCGCTCAACTTTTCTTCATCGGACTGTCCACTGTCATGGCTGCTGCTGGCTTCTGTCTTTGCCTGGTTCTGCTGGTCTCTTGGAAGCCAACGCGGCGTTCCCAGGACGCTCGGCCGACCCCAAGCCCCGGGACCTTACTCCTGGCTGTGCTTCTACCAACAG ACGAATGCACAGCCAGGGAAGAGTCCAAATCAGTCCGGGTTTAA
- the accsl2.L gene encoding astacin-like metalloendopeptidase produces the protein MASVLYKWFLWSCLLVTCTSPAPLLNKDCVDVASEQSASEDEGAHHEDVFSQILKSNNGTTKNLWQGDIATESWRSATKCTSCLWPKSADGAVRVPYRLSSAYSDSEKSFIRDALLEFNTLTCVHLVERSTEEDFLDIVSDIGCWSYIGRFGGAQPLSLMSSGCLSRGVIQHEVDHALGFYHEQSRSDRDTYIDVLWQYIQESDWSSFEMVDTDNLDFSYDYSSVMHYGWYAFSNTSGQPSLRPKPDPTVNIGQRYGLSQLDVSKVKELYGCKLCTYLLTGVNGSLDSHSFVSDHPSETNCLWLIRVNKNKALLHFDAFNLSPSGGCSDNYIMVYDGPSRSSPVLVERACGSLELPLLVASGGVLLVEFVHERGLRASEIEFSAFYSSVDCGGTYINDNGTVTSPGYPNPYTNLVHCMTTIWAPPGYQIVLNFMVFVVEYSFSCSYDYLLINDGSRPSSPELGRFCSDTKIPTIVSTGNVLLLQFRSDHWMNDLGYSADYHFVPAV, from the exons ATGGCCAGCGTTTTATACAAATGGTTTCTATGGTCCTGCCTCCTGGTGACTTGCACTTCTCCTGCTCCG ctgttGAACAAGGATTGCGTAGACG TGGCCTCTGAGCAGTCAGCCTCTGAAGATGAAGGCGCTCACCATGAGGATGTGTTCTCCCAAATTCTTAAGTCCAATAATG GCACCACCAAGAATCTGTGGCAAGGAGACATTGCCACGGAGAGTTGGCGCAGTGCAACCAAATGTACCAGCTGTCTTTGGCCCAAATCAGCTGATGGCGCCGTCAGGGTCCCCTACCGGCTCTCCTCTGCTTACA GTGACAGTGAGAAGAGTTTCATCAGGGACGCCCTGCTGGAGTTCAACACCCTGACCTGTGTCCACCTCGTGGAACGCTCCACAGAAGAAGACTTCTTGGACATCGTCTCTGACATTGG GTGCTGGTCTTACATCGGGAGGTTCGGAGGGGCTCAGCCCCTATCACTGATGAGCAGCGGCTGCCTGTCTAGGGGGGTCATTCAGCATGAGGTGGATCACGCTCTGGGCTTTTACCACGAGCAGAGCCGGAGTGACCGAGACACCTACATCGATGTCCTGTGGCAGTATATCCAGGAAT CCGACTGGAGCAGCTTTGAGATGGTCGACACTGATAATCTAGATTTCTCCTATGACTACTCTTCTGTGATGCATTATGGGTG GTATGCTTTCTCCAACACATCCGGGCAGCCAAGTCTCAGACCCAAGCCTGATCCGACTGTTAATATTGGGCAGAGATATGGACTGagccagctggatgtttccaagGTCAAAGAGCTTTACGGCTGCA agcTGTGCACTTACCTACTTACAGGCGTAAATGGATCTTTGGATTCTCACAGCTTTGTGTCTGATCATCCCTCTGAAACAAACTGCCTCTGGCTTATACGAGTCAATAAAAATAAG GCCTTGTTGCACTTTGACGCTTTCAACCTTTCGCCGTCTGGTGGCTGTTCGGATAATTATATCATGGTGTATGACGGTCCCAGCAGATCCTCACCAGTGTTGGTGGAGAGGGCATGCGGCAGCCTGGAGTTACCTCTGCTGGTGGCATCTGGTGGAGTCTTGCTGGTGGAATTTGTTCATGAGAGAGGTTTAAGAGCATCAGAAATAGAATTCAGTGCATTCTACAGCTCAG tGGATTGTGGTGGAACCTATATAAATGACAATGGGACAGTGACCTCCCCGGGTTATCCGAATCCGTACACCAACTTGGTGCATTGCATGACAACGATTTGGGCGCCCCCAGGATATCAG atTGTTCTGAACTTCATGGTCTTCGTAGTGGAATACTCCTTCTCCTGCTCCTATGATTATCTCCTAATCAATGATGGCAGCCGGCCCAGCTCACCAGAATTGGGCAGGTTCTGCTCGGATACCAAAATCCCCACCATCGTGTCCACAGGCAACGTCCTTCTTCTGCAGTTCCGCAGTGACCACTGGATGAACGATCTGGGCTACAGCGCCGACTATCATTTTG taCCAGCAGTATAA